A single genomic interval of Musa acuminata AAA Group cultivar baxijiao chromosome BXJ3-4, Cavendish_Baxijiao_AAA, whole genome shotgun sequence harbors:
- the LOC135635801 gene encoding protein DMP5-like, translated as MEQQQQQSAPPSAVVNKTVSSVASMVKLLPSGTVLAFQALAPPFSNRGACRRSNRYLTAALIHLCAAACALLSLTDSLRGGDGKLYYGIATLGGLHVVNYEGEEEERGRVLRDLRRYRLRVRDGVHAVLGVVMFLAVAFSDADVVECFFPEVGAEVRQLLVNLPLGAGLVASVVFVMFPTTRKGVGYADTAHHTELS; from the coding sequence AtggaacagcagcagcagcaatctgCGCCGCCCTCGGCGGTGGTCAACAAGACGGTATCGAGCGTGGCGAGCATGGTGAAGCTGCTGCCGAGCGGCACCGTGCTGGCCTTCCAAGCCCTGGCGCCGCCCTTCTCCAACCGCGGCGCGTGCCGGCGCTCTAACAGGTACCTCACCGCGGCGCTGATCCACCTGTGCGCCGCCGCATGCGCGCTCCTCTCCCTTACCGACAGCCTCAGGGGCGGCGACGGCAAGCTCTACTACGGGATCGCCACCTTGGGGGGGCTGCACGTGGTCAACtacgagggggaggaggaggagcggggcAGGGTGTTGAGGGACCTGAGGCGGTACCGGCTGCGGGTGCGGGACGGCGTCCACGCGGTGCTGGGGGTGGTGATGTTCTTGGCCGTGGCCTTCAGCGACGCCGACGTCGTCGAGTGCTTCTTCCCCGAGGTAGGGGCGGAGGTGAGGCAGCTGCTGGTGAACCTGCCGCTGGGGGCTGGGCTCGTGGCCAGCGTGGTGTTCGTGATGTTTCCGACGACTCGAAAGGGCGTCGGCTACGCGGACACGGCTCATCACACGGAGTTGTCGTGA